One genomic region from Rhizomicrobium palustre encodes:
- a CDS encoding TonB-dependent receptor gives MRIKSAILSCVSVAAMAGAAVADDQLETVYVTATKGVAQSLIAAPMAVQVISDIELKAKRINDIHDLVTTAIPGASEEEQIGVFIRDYALRGSGAGGGVGDPMIGYYIDDTAWAIPNSQVAPSLRIVDIDRVEVLRGPYGTLYGAGAMGGTMIFHTKNPDLHKMTVNADATFAGMQNADNLDYTVEGAISVPLVDGKLGLRVSGGYNYQPGYASVYATDTSAPPVARHANDVHQEDIRAVLLYKPTEDFTARFQYWAFGGYQNYSTQVQSVSPAALTNWGNIKGFENSHSHLYSASLQYDLDGISLTSATSYFRTGGESLYALFPTIALDQGGANQHGRYPGTYSFQEELRASSTTPGPLHWVAGLYYQDGRSLYWYSIPAFNIGAATNVKTKNWSTFGEVSYDLFGGKLVPLVGLRYFNDDRSFNSITNPDSATPTTASGSAKPSVTTWRANLSWHPSDDMTVYVNAGNGFRSPIMQSAPQVTALNKDGINGQLTLKPDTDISYEVGLKGRLSSFNIDYSVSGYWLAYKNFQTGVNTSTGISAFANLGTARTEGIDLELHWFPLEGLSLGFLGNINRSVYGTVDPSVAALSSSGFNVRKGGQMLNTPGYTARFDAGYEWAIGNDYTAYVIAAAIPTAKRINQYGVYSAAYTLYNTSLGVRFGKYNVELFGENLADARGPFYIRAVGSPKNMQVGPNPRTIGIRASLNFE, from the coding sequence ATGCGGATTAAATCAGCAATTTTGAGTTGTGTATCCGTGGCTGCGATGGCTGGGGCTGCGGTCGCGGATGACCAACTCGAAACGGTCTACGTCACGGCAACAAAGGGTGTGGCGCAGAGCTTGATCGCAGCACCTATGGCCGTGCAGGTGATTTCAGACATTGAGCTGAAAGCCAAGCGTATCAACGACATCCACGATCTTGTCACCACGGCCATTCCAGGCGCGTCGGAAGAAGAACAGATCGGCGTTTTCATTCGAGATTATGCCTTACGCGGGTCGGGCGCGGGCGGCGGCGTCGGCGATCCGATGATCGGCTATTACATTGACGACACGGCGTGGGCGATCCCCAACTCGCAAGTGGCGCCTTCGCTGCGCATTGTCGATATCGACCGGGTGGAAGTGCTGCGCGGGCCTTATGGCACGCTGTATGGCGCGGGTGCGATGGGCGGCACCATGATCTTCCACACCAAGAATCCCGATTTGCATAAGATGACGGTCAATGCCGACGCGACTTTTGCCGGGATGCAGAACGCCGATAACCTCGATTATACGGTGGAAGGAGCGATTTCGGTTCCACTGGTGGATGGCAAGCTCGGGCTGCGCGTGAGCGGTGGCTATAATTACCAGCCTGGCTATGCCAGCGTCTATGCCACGGACACTTCCGCGCCTCCGGTCGCCCGTCATGCCAATGATGTGCATCAGGAAGATATCCGCGCGGTGCTGCTTTATAAGCCGACGGAAGATTTCACTGCCCGATTCCAGTATTGGGCCTTCGGCGGCTATCAGAATTACTCGACCCAGGTGCAGTCAGTGAGCCCCGCGGCTTTGACTAATTGGGGCAACATCAAAGGCTTCGAGAATTCGCATAGCCATCTTTATTCGGCATCGCTGCAATATGATTTGGACGGGATTTCGCTGACCAGCGCGACCTCTTATTTCCGCACCGGCGGTGAAAGCCTTTATGCGCTGTTTCCGACTATCGCGCTGGATCAGGGCGGCGCTAACCAGCATGGCCGTTATCCTGGCACCTATAGTTTCCAGGAGGAGCTGCGTGCTTCTTCGACCACGCCTGGGCCGCTGCATTGGGTGGCGGGTCTTTATTATCAGGATGGAAGAAGCCTCTATTGGTACTCGATACCGGCTTTCAACATTGGCGCGGCAACCAATGTGAAGACCAAGAACTGGTCGACCTTTGGTGAAGTTAGCTATGACCTGTTCGGAGGCAAGCTGGTGCCGCTGGTGGGCTTGCGCTATTTCAATGATGACCGCAGCTTCAACAGCATCACCAATCCGGATAGTGCCACACCGACCACCGCCTCTGGTTCGGCTAAGCCGAGCGTGACGACCTGGCGCGCCAATTTGAGCTGGCACCCCAGTGACGACATGACGGTCTATGTCAATGCAGGCAACGGCTTCCGTAGTCCGATCATGCAGTCGGCACCGCAGGTGACCGCGCTGAACAAGGATGGCATCAACGGTCAGCTCACGCTCAAACCTGATACCGACATCAGCTATGAAGTTGGCCTAAAGGGCCGGCTGTCGAGCTTCAACATCGATTATTCGGTGAGCGGCTATTGGCTGGCTTATAAGAACTTCCAGACTGGCGTGAACACTTCCACCGGCATCTCGGCCTTCGCCAATCTTGGCACGGCGCGCACGGAGGGCATTGATCTCGAACTCCACTGGTTCCCGCTGGAAGGCCTGTCGCTCGGCTTCCTCGGCAATATCAACCGCTCCGTTTATGGCACGGTGGATCCCAGCGTGGCCGCGCTTTCCTCAAGCGGCTTCAATGTGCGCAAAGGCGGGCAGATGCTCAACACGCCCGGCTATACCGCACGCTTTGATGCCGGGTACGAATGGGCCATCGGCAACGACTACACCGCTTACGTGATCGCCGCCGCCATTCCGACAGCCAAGCGCATCAACCAGTATGGCGTCTATAGCGCCGCCTATACCCTCTACAACACCTCTCTGGGCGTGCGGTTCGGCAAGTACAATGTCGAGCTGTTTGGCGAAAACCTCGCTGATGCCAGGGGACCCTTCTACATCCGCGCGGTGGGCTCGCCGAAGAACATGCAAGTCGGCCCTAATCCTCGCACTATCGGTATCCGGGCCTCGCTCAACTTCGAATGA